The Streptomyces hundungensis genome contains the following window.
CTCGTCATTCACGATCGCGAGGCGCACGCGGATGTGCTGCGTATTCTGCGCGAGGAAGGCGCTCCCGAACGGACCGTCTTCCACTGCTATTCCGGCGACGCGGAAATGGCCGAACTCTGCGCGGAATACGGGTACTTCATGTCCTTCGCGGGAAACATGACCTTCAAGAACGCCCAGCCTTTGCGCGACGCGCTCGCCGTCGCCCCGCTGGAACTCGTTCTCGTGGAGACCGACGCGCCGTTCCTCACGCCGGCGCCGTACCGCGGACGGCCCAATGCGCCGTATCTCATTCCGATCACGGTGCGCGCCATGGCGGCCGTCCGCGGCATCGGCGAAGACGTGCTGGCCGCGGCGATCGCGGACAACACCGCGCGCGCGTTTGATTACTGAGAGATAACGGAATCCGGCCGTCGCGAGGCGGCGCGCAGGGTAGCGGCGCGACCCTGCGTAGTCGAGCTGCTTTGGAGAGTGACCGCCGCTCCGCTAGTGTCCCGGCCCGCACCATCGGACCGGACCCTGGAGCGTCGTGAGCAATTCGCAGGGCAGTCACCGAGCCGCGCGGGGCGGCCGCCGCGCCGCAACCGCCACGGCCACGCCTCCCTACGGCAACCCTGGCATGACCCCCCGCCCCGACGTGCCCGCGCCCGCCACACCCCCCTACGCCCCTTACGCCTCGCCCGCACCCCTCCACGCCTCCTTCGCGCCCCGCCTTCCCGCCGTCCCGGCGCCCGGATACGCCGACCACGAAACCCTGATCGCCCCGGCCCCGGCCCCGGCCCCGGCCCCCGCTCCCGCTCCCGCCCCCGAGCCGCCCGCGGGCGAGGCGCCGGAGCGGGACGGGGAGGCGGGCGGGCGGGGCGGAGCACGGCGGGCGGCGCGGCGCCGCAGAACGTCGGGCGGCCCCGACCGGCTGCGCAGACTCGTCCCGCAGGCCCTGGTCGTCGCGTTCCTGGCGGGCGGCACCTCCGCGTTCCTGGTCAACGACAAGGCCGTCAAACTCACCGTCGACGGAGCGCCGCACACCCTGCACACCTTCGCCGACAGCGTCGAGGAACTCCTCGCCGACGAACACGTACCGGTCGGCGCGCACGACCTCGTGGCGCCCGGCCCCGGCACCACCCTCACCACGGGCGACGAGGTCGTGGTGCGTTACGGCCGCCCCGTCCAGCTCACCCTCGACGGACAGCGCCGCCAGGTGTGGACCACCGCGAGCACCGTCGAGGGCGCCCTGCGCCAGCTCGGGGTGCGCGCCGAGGGCGCCTATCTCTCGGCGTCCCGCTCCTCGGAGATCGGCCGCGCGGGCCTCGCCCTGGACGTCCGCACCGAACGCTCGGTGACCTTCCTCGCGGACGGCCACGAACGCACCCTGCGCACCAACGCCGCCACCGTCGCCGACGCCCTGGAGGAGGCCGGCATCTCCCTCCAGGGCCAGGACACGACCTCCGTGCCGCCGGCCTCCTTCCCGCGCGACGGCCAGACCATCACCGTGATGCGGATCAGCGGCACCAAGGAGGTGCGCGAGGAGCCCATCCCGTACCGGGTCGAGAAGACCAAGGACGCCTCCCTGTTCGCGGGCACCCAGGTCGTGGTCCGCCAGGGGGAGCAGGGCGCCCGCAAGGTCACCTACGCGCTGCGGACCGTCAACGGCGTCAAGCAGAAGCCGCGCAAGATCGCCGAGGAGATCGTCCGCGAGCCGGTCACCCAGCGGGTCAAGGTCGGCACCAAGGCGCTGCCCTCCTCGGTGGGCGGCGCCGACCACCTCAACTGGAGCGGCCTGGCCCACTGCGAGTCCGGCGGCCGCCCCCACGCCCTCGACCCGTCGGGCACCTACGGCGGCCTCTACCAGTTCGACCCCGGCACCTGGCACGCGCTCGGCGGCACCGGGCGGGCCGAACAGGCACCGGCCGGCGAGCAGACGTACCGGGCGAAGAAGCTGTTCGTGACCCGGGGGGCGAGCCCGTGGCCGCACTGCGGCCGTAGGCTGTATCGGTGAGCACCACAGAGCCCGACGCACTCCTTACCCCCGCCGACGTCCGTGAACTGGCCGCAGCGCTTGGCGTACGCCCCACCAAGCAGCGCGGCCAGAACTTCGTCATCGACGCCAACACGGTCCGCCGGATCGTGCGGACCGCCGAGGTCCGGCCCGACGACGTGGCGGTGGAGGTGGGGCCCGGTCTCGGCTCGCTGACCCTGGCGCTCCTGGAAGCCGCGGACAGCGTCGTCGCGGTCGAGATCGACGACGTGCTCGCGGCCGCGCTGCCCGCCACGATCGCGGCCCGCATGCCCGCGCGGGCGGACCGTTTCTCCCTGGTCCACTCCGACGCGATGCTCGTCCAGGACCTTCCGGGCCCGCCCCCCACTGCCCTCGTCGCCAACCTCCCCTACAACGTGGCGGTCCCCGTCCTGCTGCACATGCTGGCCCGCTTCCCCAGCATCGAGCGCACCCTGGTCATGGTCCAGGCGGAGGTCGCCGACCGGCTCGCGGCGAAGCCCGGCAACAAGGTGTACGGAGTGCCGTCGGTCAAGGCGAACTGGTACGCGGACGTCAAGCGGGCCGGGTCGATCGGGCGCAACGTGTTCTGGCCCGCGCCCAACGTCGACTCCGGCCTCGTCTCGCTGGTCCGCCGGGCCGCGCCCGTCGCGACGACGGCCTCCCGGGCGGAGGTCTTCGCGGTCGTGGACGCGGCGTTCGCGCAGCGCCGCAAGACGTTGCGGGCGGCGCTGTCCGGCTGGGCGGGGTCGCCTGCGGCGGCGGAGGCGGCGCTGGTGGCGGCGGGGGTTTCGCCCCAGGCGCGGGGCGAGGCGCTGACGGTGGAGGAATTCGCATCGATCGCGGAGCACCGCCCGAGCTAGTTCTCCCCCACCCCGCCCCCCTTAACTGCTCGGCGCTGGCCAGCACCCCAGCCCGTCCGGCGTTTGAGGACGAGCGCCGTTCAGGCGCGATACGGGGTCTGGGGCGGAGCCCCAGGGGCTTTCGGGTGCGGATCGTGCGTGGCTGGTCGCGCAGTTCCCCGCGCCCCTAAAACCCCCGGTCACGTGCGGACCGTGCTCGCTTCTCGCGCAGTTCCTCGCGCCCCTTAAGTGCTCGGCGCTGGGGGGCACTTCAGCCTGTCCGGCGTTTGAGGACGAGCGCCGTTCAGGCGCGAACGGGGTCTGGGGCGGAGCCCCAGGGTCTTTCGGGTGCGGATCGTGCGTGGCTGGTCGCGCAGTTCCCCGCGCCCCTGGCAGGGTCGGGTGCGGGCCCGCATCGAGGCACTTCAGCCCGTCCGGCGTTTGAGGACGAGCGCCCTTGAGGCGCGAACGGGGGCTGGGGCGGAGTCTCAGTTGGGGGCGGCCTTCTTGATGGTGCGGATCACGGGGGCCGTTTCGACGTGCGTGATCGACGGCAGCCCGGCAACCCCCGTCGTCAGGTACCGATACAGCTCCCGCTGCCCCGCACACACCACACTCGCGTACAGATTCGTCGGCCCCGTCGTCGCCGCGGCGAACGCGATCTCGGGATGGCCGGCCAGGGCATGGCCCGCCTCCTCCAGGTGGGCGGGGGCGACGGAGAGCCAGAGCAGGGTGCGGGCGTGCGCGCCGAACATGCGCCAGTCGACGTCGAGGTCGAGGTAGAGCACGCCGTGTTCGCGCAGCTCCGTCATCCGGCGCCGCACCGTCGTCGGCGACCACCCCGTCGCCTCGGCCAACTCCTCGAACCCGGCCCGCCCGTCGGCGGCGAGCAGCGCGAGGAGCGTACGGTCGCCGTCGTCGAGGCGTACCGGCCCGGAGGGACGCGCCATCGGGGGTGGGCGCAGACGCTCGACCGCGTCCGCGTCCAACGAGCCGAGCTTCCCGACGAGGTTGTCCGGGCCGCCGTAGAAGGCGTGCAGCACGGAGTGCGCGGTGACGCCCTCCACGCGCGGGGTGCGGGGGAGTTTGGCCAGCAGCAGGGACTCGCTGTCGGCCTCGCTCTCCGTACGGACCACACAGGTGACCTCCGTGCCGCCGGAGCTGAGGCTCACCCAGGACGTGTCGGGGCGCCGGGCCAGCGCCTCGGCGACCGGCAGCGAGGCGGCCGGCGCGCAGCGCACCCGCAGGAACCACTGGATGGCCCCGAGCGCGGTGGAGTCGAACCCGCCCACCACGCGTACCGCCCCGGCCGCCCGCAGCCGGGCGTACCGGCGGGCCACGGTGCGATCCGATACGCCCAGTACCTCGGCGATGGTGCTGAACGGGGCGCGGCCGTCGATCTGCAAGGCGTGCGCGAGCCGACGGTCGAGGTCGTCGTAGTCGGATTCCACCGCCCCGAGGCTAGGCGGTGTCGGATACCCGCACAATCGGTCCGGTTTCTGGGTCACGGGACGCGCTCGGCGCAGCGTTGTCGTGTCCCGGTCGACACAGCCCATCGGCGCCGTCGGCCGACCCAGTCACAGGAGAGTCCATGGACACCGATGTACTCGTCGTCGGCGCCGGCCCGACCGGAATGACGCTGGCCAACGAGCTGCTGACGGCAGGGGTGTCGACCGTGGTGGTCGACAGGCTGTCACGGCGCAGCGCACTGTCCAAGGCGGGCGGCGTGCAGTCCCGCACACTGGAGATGCTCGACCAACGAGGCCTGCTCGAGCCCCTGTTGGCCACCGGAGACCACCCCGTCGCCACCGGCCACTTCGCCGGTGTCCCCCTCCCGCACCCCTCGGACCGGCACCGCCTGCCCTGGCGGTCCGTGCCGCAGGTGGTGATCGAGGGCTTCTTCGAGGACCACCTCGCCGCGCTCGGCCTCCACATCCGGCGGGACCACGAACTGGTCGGCCTCGCCCAGGACGGAACCGGTGTCACGGCGACCTTCGCGGACGGTACGTCCCTGCGCTCCCGTTACCTCGTCGCCGCCGACGGAGGCCACAGCACCGTACGGTCGCTGCTGCGGGCGGCCTTCCCCGGTGAGCCCGGCACGCTGACGATCATCGCCGCGGACGTGCGGCTGGACGGCGCCGATCCGTCCGCCTCGCACACCTGGAACGAGGACGGGCACTGGGCGGCCATGTTCCCGCTCGGCACCGACGTACAGGGCAGGCCGTTGCGCCGTCTTGTCCTCGGCGGGCCCGGCATGTCCCTGCCCCGGGAGACCCCGGTCACCGAGGACGACATCCGCGACGGCCTCAAGACGGTCTTCGGGTCGCGGGTGCAGCTGCTCGAACTGTGCTACGCCCGCCGCATCACCAACGCGTCCCGGCAGGCCGAGCAGTACCGGCACGGGCGGGTGTTCCTGGCGGGCGACGCGGCCCATGTCCATCTTCCGCTCGGCGCGCAGGGCATGAACACGGGGATGCAGGACGCGTTCAACCTCGGCTGGAAGCTCGGGGCCGCCGTGCGCGGCTGGGCGCCGACGGGTCTGCTCGACACGTACCACGCGGAACGGCATCCGGTCGGGGCGGCCGTGCTGCGCAACGTGCGGGCGCAGAGCCTGCTGATGGACTGGGCCGGCACGCGCGATCCGGAGGTCCTGGCGGCGCGGGAGATCTTCACCGACCTGGCCCAACTGCCGGACGTCCAGAGCCACTTGGCGAACCTCATGTCCGGGATGGCCGTCCGCTACCCCATGCCGGGCGCCGCCGCCTCCTCCGATCCGCTTCTCGGGCTGCCCGTACCGGATCTGGACCTCGGCGGGGTCCGGGTGCATGAGCTGCTCCGTGCGGGGCGGGGCGTTCTGCTGGACCCGGAGGACGCGTACGCGTCGGTTGCCGCGGGGTTCTCGGGCCGGGTGGATCGGGTGGGGCGGGGCGGCGCCACCGGGCCGCTGCTCGTCCGTCCGGACGGTTACGTGTGCTGGGCGGGGTCGGCGTGGCTCGGCCCCGCGCTCCGTGAGTGGTTCGGCGAGCCGAGCGTTTGAGGCCCCCCTCGGCGGCCCCTCCACGGCTACGGGCCGCGGGGCCCGTCCGCGCAGTTCCCCGCGCCCCTAACCCCTCTCGATCCTGCGGACCGTGCCCGCGTCTCGCGCAGTTCCCCGCGCCCCTTAGGTGCTCGGTGCTGGCCCGCACCTCAGCCTGTCCGGCGTTTGAGGACGAGCGCCCTTAAGGCGCGATCGGGGTCTGGGGCGGAGCCCCAGGGTCTTTCGGGTGCGGGCCGTGCGTGGCTGGTCGCGCAGTTCCCCGCGCCCCTGGCAGGGTCGGTGCGGGCCCGCGTCGGCCACCTCAGCCCGTCCGGCGTTTGAGGACGAGCGCCGTTCAGGCGCGACCGGGGTCTGGGGCGGAGCCCCGGGCGGGGTTGGGGGAAAATGGCCCCCGTGAGTACCCCCCGCATCGTCACCGCCCGCGTCCCCGCCAAGGTCAACGTCCAGTTGGGCGTGGGCCCCGCCCGCCCCGACGGGTTCCACGACCTGGCCAACGTCTTCCTCGCCGTCGCCCTCTACGACACCGTCACCGCAACCCCCGCCGACACCCTCCGCATCACCTGCGACGGCCCCGACGCCGCCCAGGTCCCCCTGGACCGTACGAACCTGGCCGCCCGCGCCGCCGAGCTCCTCGCCGCGCGCCACGGCATCGAGCCCGCCGTCCACCTCCACATCGACAAGGACATCCCCGTCGCGGGCGGCATGGCCGGCGGCAGCGCGGACGGCGCGGGCGCGCTCCTCGCCTGTGACGCGCTGTGGGGTACGAACGCCACCCGGGCCGAACTCCTCGACATCTGCGCCGAGTTGGGCAGCGACGTACCGTTCAGCCTCGTCGGCGGGGCGGCCCTCGGCACCGGCCGGGGCGAGAAGCTGGCGCCCCTCGATGTCGGCGGCACCTTCCACTGGGTGTTCGCCGTGGCGGACGGCGGCCTTTCCACCCCGGCGGTCTACCGCGAGTTCGACCGCCTCACCCCGGACGCCACCGCCCCGAGGCCTCACCGGCGCTGCTCGAAGCACTCCGTACCGGCGATGCGAAGGCCCTCGCGGGCACCCTCACCAACGACCTCCAGGCCGCCGCGCTCTCCCTGCGCCCCTCCCTCGCGGACACCCTCGCGGCGGGTACGGCGGCGGGCGCCCTGGCCGCCCTGGTCTCGGGCTCGGGCCCGACCACGGCGTTCCTCTGCGCCGACCAGGAGGCAGCCCGCACGGTCGCAGCCGCCCTGACCGCCTCCGGCACGTGCCGCACCGCGCGCACCGCCACGTCACCGGCCCCGGGCGCGACCGTCCTGACCGACTGAGGTCAGAGCTCGCGGACGGCGCCGAGGTCGATGTCGGTGGCGTAGGGCTTCGTGACCTTGAGCTGGTCGCGCTGCATGCCCACGTGTACGTAGGCCCTGGTAAGCGGGTCGAGCTCATACACGTGGACCACCGGCTCGCTGCCGTTGCCACCGCGTTCCACTCGCCAGAAATTCGGGATTCCGGCGGCCGCGTACTTCTGCGGCTTGGTGGTGCGGTCCCGGGATTCCGAATCAGGGGAGACGACCTCTACGGCCAGCAGCACATCTTCCGCGCGGTAGCACGTCTGATCCGGCCCGATGACGGACTCTGCCCTGACCACGATGATGTCGGGCTCGGGCCCGTTGCGGTTGTCGAGGACGACGGTCATCTCCCGCTTGATCTTGAATGCGGAGGGCAAATCGCGGCGCAGACCGCTGACCAGTACTTCCATCACATCGGTGTGGAAATTGCGCTGCGGGCTCACGAAGATCAGGCTCCCGTCGATCAGCTCGGTGTGAGACGGGAGATTGGGCAGCGTGAACAGGTCGTCCACGGTGTAGCCGTCCTTGGGTGGCACGGGCCACTGGTGGCAGTGCTCTACGGACTCGGCGGTCATGGTTCCTCCCATGGACGGGATTCTTCGGCCTGCCCGTCCACGGTAGCCGCCGCTTTCCGATCACGTCACTACGAAGGGTGACCCGGCGGTGTCGTGTTCGAGCCCCATGCTCGTCAGCCCCGGCACTCCGCGACGAACGCGGTCCACGCTTCGCTGGAGAGGGCAAGGTGGGGGCCCTGCTTGTCCTTGGAGTCCCGTACGTAGACGGTGGCCGGGCAGACGGCCACCTCTACGCAGTCGTCGCCCTGGGTGCCGCTGTAGCTTGACTTGCGCCAGGCGAGGGCGACTTCTACGCAGTTGTCGCCCTGGGCGCTGCTGTAGCTGGACTTGAACCAGGCGAGTTCGGTGCTCATAGGGCTCCTCGGATTCGCTCCAACAGGTCCCGAGATTTAGCTGGGTTGAGGGCCTGCGAGCGCAGTGTGTCATACCTCTGCTGGAGTGGAACCACCTCTTTTAGGGCGCTGATCAAGCGGCCGTTCCTCTGTCCCTCGGAGTAGGCGTACCGCTTACCGTCCGGCCCTTCGAGGAGCGCGAGCGGGCCAGCGAGGCACGCGTGGAACTCGCAGTCAGCGGGCAGGAGCTGAAGCGTCACATTCCTGGGCTGAGTGGCGGCGAGCACGTGGTCCAACATGTCCCGTGTTACCGCATTCCCCCCGATCCTCTGCCGGAAAACCGCCTCAGTGACGATGAAGCTGAAAGGGACGTTCGGACGTTCGAGCAGAAGCCGTTGCCGTTCCATCCGGGCGGCGATCTGGGTTTCCACTTGTCCGTCCGACAGTGGAGGCACTTCGTTCTCGTACAGAGCCCGTACGTACCTCTCCGACTGCAACAACCCCGGCACCATCCGGCACTCGTACGTGCACAGACTCACCGCCGTCCGCTCGCGCCGCGCCCACTCCCGGAACCACGCCGCCAACCCCGGCTGACGGGTCAGATGGCCGAAGGCCCGCCGCAGCGCGCCCGTGTTGCCCAGGGCCGCCTCCGCTCGCTCCACGAACTCCTCGTCCGGCATGCGGCGGCCCAACTCGATGGATTCCACCGTGTGTTTGGAGAAGCGGACCAGCGTCGCGAACTCTTCGCGCGTGAGCCCGGCGTGTTCGCGCAGGCCCTGTACGAACGCCCCGAACGTCTTGAGGCTGTCCGACGACACGGGCTCACCCGCGCAACCCCCGCCCCCGCCCCGCTCCCAGCTCTCGGTCATGTGCCGCCACCTTCCGGTGAGTTGATCTCCCCGCTCAACTCACCCAGGGTGACCGCTCGCGACCGTACCGTCCACCCTCCGTATCCGTACGCTCGCGCAGCGTACGGACGGCCCACCGTCGACCGACCGCCCTACCGCGTGACCTTCAGGCTCGACTTCGCCAGCTCGTACGCCGGCAGCATCTCCTGGTGCTCCTCGGTGTCCATGCCGCCCAGGTGCAGCACGAGCGTGCCCTGGGGCGTCACCACCGCCAGGGCACGCTCCTGCTTTGCGGTGTCCATCACCTTGCTGTACGTCTCGTAGACGACCTCCGCCGCCGGAAGCGAGCCCGCCTTGATCTCGGCGTACGCCGCCTTGCGTGCGGTCTTGTCGGCGCCGACGAACGACTCCAGGGCGGCGCGCGGCGTGCCCGAGGTGGCGGTGTCGGTCCACGCCCGCAGGAAGCCGATGTTGCCCGCCGGCTTCGCGTCGATCTCGCAGGACAGGGCGAACGGGCCCTGCTTGGTCAGACCCGCCAGCGGGGAGTCCCCGGCCTCGGCCGCCACGGCCTTCGGCTTCCACTTCGCCGCCAGGTCGAACGTCGCCGGCAGGGCGCAGGCCGAGCCCGCCGACCCCACAGCGCCGCCCGCCTTCGCCGCCGCGGCCCCGCCCCCCGAAGCGGACGACGGCTCCACCGGGCGCGACGGGGCCGCCGACGCCCCCGGATTCTTCTCCTCGCCGCACCCCGTCAGGACCGCCGCCGCCAGCACCACCACGACCGCGCCCCGCACCACATCGCGCCGCATGAACCCCCGCCCCCTCGACCCTCGTCAGTACCTCGCCGTCCGCGGACCCGTACCGCGGATCACCCCCACGTGATCCCTTGATCACCGGCCGAACGCTATCCGACCGTCCGCGGCGACTACCCTGGATGACGATCCATCCCCCTGCTCAGGAGTGAAATGGCCGTCAACCTGGTCAATGTCGAGGCAGTCAGCAAGGTGTACGGCACCCGTGCCC
Protein-coding sequences here:
- a CDS encoding ubiquitin-like domain-containing protein: MTPRPDVPAPATPPYAPYASPAPLHASFAPRLPAVPAPGYADHETLIAPAPAPAPAPAPAPAPEPPAGEAPERDGEAGGRGGARRAARRRRTSGGPDRLRRLVPQALVVAFLAGGTSAFLVNDKAVKLTVDGAPHTLHTFADSVEELLADEHVPVGAHDLVAPGPGTTLTTGDEVVVRYGRPVQLTLDGQRRQVWTTASTVEGALRQLGVRAEGAYLSASRSSEIGRAGLALDVRTERSVTFLADGHERTLRTNAATVADALEEAGISLQGQDTTSVPPASFPRDGQTITVMRISGTKEVREEPIPYRVEKTKDASLFAGTQVVVRQGEQGARKVTYALRTVNGVKQKPRKIAEEIVREPVTQRVKVGTKALPSSVGGADHLNWSGLAHCESGGRPHALDPSGTYGGLYQFDPGTWHALGGTGRAEQAPAGEQTYRAKKLFVTRGASPWPHCGRRLYR
- a CDS encoding FAD-dependent monooxygenase; protein product: MDTDVLVVGAGPTGMTLANELLTAGVSTVVVDRLSRRSALSKAGGVQSRTLEMLDQRGLLEPLLATGDHPVATGHFAGVPLPHPSDRHRLPWRSVPQVVIEGFFEDHLAALGLHIRRDHELVGLAQDGTGVTATFADGTSLRSRYLVAADGGHSTVRSLLRAAFPGEPGTLTIIAADVRLDGADPSASHTWNEDGHWAAMFPLGTDVQGRPLRRLVLGGPGMSLPRETPVTEDDIRDGLKTVFGSRVQLLELCYARRITNASRQAEQYRHGRVFLAGDAAHVHLPLGAQGMNTGMQDAFNLGWKLGAAVRGWAPTGLLDTYHAERHPVGAAVLRNVRAQSLLMDWAGTRDPEVLAAREIFTDLAQLPDVQSHLANLMSGMAVRYPMPGAAASSDPLLGLPVPDLDLGGVRVHELLRAGRGVLLDPEDAYASVAAGFSGRVDRVGRGGATGPLLVRPDGYVCWAGSAWLGPALREWFGEPSV
- a CDS encoding helix-turn-helix domain-containing protein — encoded protein: MTESWERGGGGGCAGEPVSSDSLKTFGAFVQGLREHAGLTREEFATLVRFSKHTVESIELGRRMPDEEFVERAEAALGNTGALRRAFGHLTRQPGLAAWFREWARRERTAVSLCTYECRMVPGLLQSERYVRALYENEVPPLSDGQVETQIAARMERQRLLLERPNVPFSFIVTEAVFRQRIGGNAVTRDMLDHVLAATQPRNVTLQLLPADCEFHACLAGPLALLEGPDGKRYAYSEGQRNGRLISALKEVVPLQQRYDTLRSQALNPAKSRDLLERIRGAL
- a CDS encoding lipoprotein → MRRDVVRGAVVVVLAAAVLTGCGEEKNPGASAAPSRPVEPSSASGGGAAAAKAGGAVGSAGSACALPATFDLAAKWKPKAVAAEAGDSPLAGLTKQGPFALSCEIDAKPAGNIGFLRAWTDTATSGTPRAALESFVGADKTARKAAYAEIKAGSLPAAEVVYETYSKVMDTAKQERALAVVTPQGTLVLHLGGMDTEEHQEMLPAYELAKSSLKVTR
- a CDS encoding Lrp/AsnC family transcriptional regulator, which produces MESDYDDLDRRLAHALQIDGRAPFSTIAEVLGVSDRTVARRYARLRAAGAVRVVGGFDSTALGAIQWFLRVRCAPAASLPVAEALARRPDTSWVSLSSGGTEVTCVVRTESEADSESLLLAKLPRTPRVEGVTAHSVLHAFYGGPDNLVGKLGSLDADAVERLRPPPMARPSGPVRLDDGDRTLLALLAADGRAGFEELAEATGWSPTTVRRRMTELREHGVLYLDLDVDWRMFGAHARTLLWLSVAPAHLEEAGHALAGHPEIAFAAATTGPTNLYASVVCAGQRELYRYLTTGVAGLPSITHVETAPVIRTIKKAAPN
- the rsmA gene encoding 16S rRNA (adenine(1518)-N(6)/adenine(1519)-N(6))-dimethyltransferase RsmA produces the protein MSTTEPDALLTPADVRELAAALGVRPTKQRGQNFVIDANTVRRIVRTAEVRPDDVAVEVGPGLGSLTLALLEAADSVVAVEIDDVLAAALPATIAARMPARADRFSLVHSDAMLVQDLPGPPPTALVANLPYNVAVPVLLHMLARFPSIERTLVMVQAEVADRLAAKPGNKVYGVPSVKANWYADVKRAGSIGRNVFWPAPNVDSGLVSLVRRAAPVATTASRAEVFAVVDAAFAQRRKTLRAALSGWAGSPAAAEAALVAAGVSPQARGEALTVEEFASIAEHRPS
- a CDS encoding DUF397 domain-containing protein, with translation MSTELAWFKSSYSSAQGDNCVEVALAWRKSSYSGTQGDDCVEVAVCPATVYVRDSKDKQGPHLALSSEAWTAFVAECRG
- a CDS encoding Uma2 family endonuclease, whose amino-acid sequence is MGGTMTAESVEHCHQWPVPPKDGYTVDDLFTLPNLPSHTELIDGSLIFVSPQRNFHTDVMEVLVSGLRRDLPSAFKIKREMTVVLDNRNGPEPDIIVVRAESVIGPDQTCYRAEDVLLAVEVVSPDSESRDRTTKPQKYAAAGIPNFWRVERGGNGSEPVVHVYELDPLTRAYVHVGMQRDQLKVTKPYATDIDLGAVREL